A window of the Nitrosopumilus ureiphilus genome harbors these coding sequences:
- a CDS encoding tyrosinase family protein, with the protein MHTRRNAATLPAPDKAKLMNAIITLKKTVKPGHTTNVYDEFVAIHYGVISRLGAASGDGGHGGPAFLAWHREFILRFEKALQEVDPDVSLPYWKWESGVSSDTDDVFTVDFLGTMGLQTSGYLSEAPTPQNPDGWQVDPQLDQGNHGTTLLRNNSMNPSTLPATEANNSLNENNFHGFRPALEGPHGTVHMRVGGHMTRMTSPNDPIFFLHHANIDRLWAKWQLTHPGTDNYNPNNTGNVGHKLDDRMWPWDGGDSFTNISNATPLLPSIDASDIRRPRDVLDIEALDYVYDDVSGSSGWPISNPSPNPTPNPSGQRCFIATAAYGSELEPPVQFLREFRDDVVLKSKFKKTFEFILNIYYKFSPPIADQMRKNKPFKIIMKYSIVLPFVALARTSAFLLSPFTKRRWK; encoded by the coding sequence ATGCATACAAGACGAAATGCTGCAACATTGCCTGCCCCAGATAAAGCAAAACTCATGAATGCAATAATCACACTAAAGAAGACTGTAAAACCTGGGCACACTACTAATGTATATGATGAGTTTGTTGCAATTCATTATGGTGTTATTAGCAGACTGGGTGCAGCCAGTGGGGACGGCGGACATGGCGGTCCTGCATTTCTTGCATGGCATAGAGAATTCATCTTAAGATTTGAAAAGGCACTGCAGGAAGTAGATCCTGATGTTTCTTTACCCTATTGGAAGTGGGAATCTGGAGTTTCATCTGATACTGATGATGTCTTTACTGTTGATTTTTTGGGTACCATGGGATTGCAAACTTCAGGATATCTTTCTGAAGCTCCAACACCACAAAACCCTGATGGATGGCAAGTAGATCCACAACTTGATCAGGGTAATCATGGAACCACACTACTTCGAAACAATAGCATGAATCCTTCAACACTTCCTGCAACTGAGGCAAATAATTCCCTTAATGAAAATAACTTCCATGGTTTTAGACCTGCATTGGAAGGTCCTCATGGAACTGTCCACATGAGAGTTGGAGGACATATGACCCGAATGACCTCGCCTAATGATCCTATCTTCTTTTTACACCATGCAAATATTGACAGGCTTTGGGCAAAATGGCAACTGACTCATCCTGGAACTGATAACTATAATCCCAACAATACAGGTAATGTCGGTCACAAATTAGATGATAGAATGTGGCCATGGGATGGAGGGGACTCTTTTACTAACATAAGTAATGCAACGCCATTGTTGCCCTCAATTGACGCATCAGACATACGAAGACCAAGAGATGTTTTAGATATTGAAGCCCTAGACTATGTTTACGATGATGTATCTGGAAGCAGTGGATGGCCTATATCTAACCCTTCTCCAAATCCAACTCCTAATCCTTCAGGACAAAGATGTTTTATTGCAACAGCAGCATATGGTTCTGAATTAGAACCACCAGTTCAGTTTTTGCGAGAATTCAGAGATGATGTTGTATTAAAAAGTAAATTCAAAAAAACATTTGAATTTATTTTGAACATTTACTACAAATTTTCCCCTCCCATTGCAGACCAAATGAGAAAAAACAAACCATTTAAAATAATCATGAAATATTCTATCGTTCTCCCATTTGTTGCACTTGCTAGAACATCTGCATTTTTGTTGTCACCATTTACAAAAAGACGATGGAAATAG
- a CDS encoding ribbon-helix-helix domain-containing protein — MEKNPVSIALEKDQLEWIDKKIEKRIFANRSHCIQYAIQKLMDEG, encoded by the coding sequence ATGGAAAAAAACCCTGTAAGTATAGCACTTGAAAAAGATCAACTTGAGTGGATAGACAAAAAAATTGAAAAAAGAATATTTGCAAATAGATCGCATTGTATTCAATATGCTATTCAAAAATTAATGGATGAGGGATAA
- a CDS encoding aconitate hydratase produces MDIDTTPELVSNVYSKIKENVVKYRNVTGRPLTLTEKILSGHLYEIPDKTLTGGKDYVFLKPDRVALQDVTGQMVMLQFMQAGLKQSALPTTVHCDHLIRAEVQGDVDMKVSLDENSEVFKFLQSAAAKHGCGFWKPGAGIIHQVVLENYAFPGGLMIGTDSHTPNAGGLGMIAVGVGGLDAAETMAGLPWELLYPKKIGVKLTGELNGWTAPKDIILKVAEELTVSGGTNSIVEYFGPGTKSISCTGKATITNMGAEIGATCSIFPYDERMETYLKYTNREKIAELANQSKELLVADPEVELNPEIFFDRVIEINLSTLEPHIVGPHTPDLARTISELGEDVKSNDYVDPISVALIGSCTNSSYEDMSRVASIAQQAKEKGIQSKVPLLITPGSEQIRGTIERDGQMDSLKEIGATVLANACGPCIGQWNRPELQNEEKNTIVTTFNRNFPGRNDGHRSTLNFIGSPEMIIALALGGRLSFNPLKDELTASDGTKFKLDPPKPAPEVPENGFMIPEGIFIAPPEKSNDVEVIIDPNSKRLQLLEPFSKWDGKDFVDLPILVKAKGKCTTDHISPAGAWLSLRGHLDNLSDNMLLGAVNAFNDEVGKGKNILNNQLETFSNIARQYKEKQMRWVIIGDNNYGEGSSREHAAMSPRYLGCAAVITKSLARIHETNLKKQGILALTFSNPDDYEKILEDDKISLIELNELEPHKQVKCIISHRDESKDEILLNHSYNQSQIGWFKAGSALNVLRNR; encoded by the coding sequence GTGGATATAGATACTACCCCTGAACTTGTTTCAAATGTCTATTCAAAAATTAAAGAAAATGTTGTAAAATATAGAAACGTCACTGGAAGACCTCTTACGCTTACTGAGAAAATTTTATCTGGACACCTTTATGAAATTCCTGACAAAACTCTTACTGGCGGAAAAGATTATGTTTTTCTTAAACCTGACAGAGTTGCATTACAAGACGTAACAGGTCAAATGGTAATGCTTCAATTTATGCAAGCCGGACTTAAACAATCTGCCTTGCCAACAACTGTCCATTGTGATCATCTGATTAGAGCTGAAGTTCAAGGTGATGTTGACATGAAGGTTTCCCTTGATGAAAATAGCGAGGTTTTCAAATTCTTGCAATCTGCAGCTGCAAAACATGGGTGTGGTTTTTGGAAACCTGGGGCTGGAATCATTCATCAGGTAGTTCTTGAAAATTATGCATTTCCAGGAGGCCTGATGATTGGTACGGATTCTCACACTCCAAATGCTGGTGGACTGGGAATGATTGCAGTTGGTGTAGGTGGATTAGATGCAGCTGAAACTATGGCAGGACTTCCTTGGGAGTTACTTTACCCAAAAAAAATTGGTGTTAAATTAACTGGAGAACTTAATGGATGGACAGCACCTAAAGATATCATACTAAAAGTTGCAGAAGAATTAACGGTTTCTGGAGGAACTAATTCTATTGTAGAATATTTTGGTCCTGGCACAAAATCTATCAGTTGTACTGGTAAAGCTACTATTACCAATATGGGAGCAGAAATTGGTGCAACTTGTTCAATTTTTCCATATGATGAAAGAATGGAAACTTATCTAAAATATACAAACAGAGAAAAAATTGCTGAATTAGCAAATCAAAGTAAAGAATTACTTGTAGCAGATCCTGAAGTTGAATTAAATCCCGAAATCTTTTTTGACAGGGTGATTGAAATCAATCTTTCTACATTAGAGCCCCATATTGTTGGACCTCATACTCCTGATTTGGCTAGAACAATTTCAGAATTAGGTGAGGATGTAAAATCAAATGATTATGTTGATCCAATATCGGTTGCATTGATTGGAAGTTGTACCAATTCCTCTTATGAAGACATGTCCAGAGTTGCAAGTATAGCTCAACAAGCAAAAGAAAAAGGAATCCAGTCTAAAGTTCCTTTGTTAATTACTCCAGGTTCTGAACAAATTCGTGGAACCATAGAAAGAGATGGCCAGATGGACTCTCTTAAGGAAATTGGTGCAACCGTTCTGGCAAATGCATGTGGGCCTTGCATTGGACAATGGAATAGACCTGAATTACAAAATGAAGAAAAAAACACCATTGTTACTACCTTTAACAGAAATTTTCCAGGAAGAAATGACGGTCATCGTAGTACTTTGAACTTTATTGGCAGTCCTGAGATGATTATTGCATTAGCTTTAGGCGGTAGATTGTCCTTTAATCCATTGAAAGATGAACTTACAGCTTCTGATGGAACAAAATTCAAACTAGACCCTCCCAAACCTGCACCAGAAGTTCCTGAGAATGGATTTATGATTCCTGAAGGAATTTTCATTGCGCCTCCTGAAAAATCAAATGATGTTGAAGTAATTATTGATCCTAACAGTAAAAGACTACAACTTTTAGAACCATTTTCAAAATGGGATGGCAAAGACTTTGTTGATTTACCAATTCTGGTTAAAGCCAAAGGAAAATGTACTACTGACCATATTTCTCCTGCTGGCGCATGGTTGTCACTTAGAGGTCATTTAGATAATTTGAGTGATAACATGCTTTTGGGAGCAGTCAATGCATTTAATGATGAAGTAGGCAAAGGTAAGAACATTCTCAATAACCAACTTGAAACATTTTCAAATATTGCAAGACAATACAAAGAAAAACAAATGAGATGGGTAATCATAGGTGATAATAATTATGGTGAAGGTAGCAGTAGAGAGCATGCTGCAATGTCTCCTCGATATTTAGGATGTGCAGCAGTAATCACCAAAAGCCTTGCTAGAATTCACGAAACGAATTTGAAAAAACAAGGAATTTTAGCACTTACATTTAGCAATCCAGATGATTATGAAAAAATTTTAGAAGATGATAAAATTAGTCTTATAGAATTAAATGAGTTGGAACCACACAAACAAGTAAAATGTATTATTTCACATAGAGATGAAAGTAAAGATGAAATTTTACTTAATCATTCATACAATCAATCTCAGATTGGATGGTTTAAAGCTGGTTCTGCACTTAATGTTTTAAGAAATAGATGA
- a CDS encoding Lrp/AsnC ligand binding domain-containing protein produces MATAYVLINCELGSEEAIIQQLKGLEGVKEVHGTFGAYDILAKIESDTVEKLRETITWKIRKIEKIRSTLTLMGIEGQT; encoded by the coding sequence ATGGCAACAGCTTATGTTTTAATAAACTGTGAACTAGGCTCTGAGGAAGCTATTATTCAGCAACTCAAAGGCTTAGAAGGTGTGAAGGAAGTTCATGGAACTTTTGGTGCATATGATATTTTGGCCAAAATTGAATCTGATACTGTAGAAAAACTAAGAGAAACAATTACTTGGAAGATCAGAAAAATCGAAAAAATTCGTTCAACTCTTACCCTAATGGGTATTGAAGGCCAAACATAA
- a CDS encoding EVE domain-containing protein produces MIHYWLAKQEPSGPRGYNFEQLKKEKITVWDGVHNNLALKHMKEMKSGDLVLFYHTGDERQAVGIMQITSKPYPNPKEDNERFIVVDVKYKKTLKRPVTLDEMKKDKKFKDWELIRISRLSVMPVPKPLWDAILNISQK; encoded by the coding sequence ATGATACACTATTGGTTGGCAAAACAAGAACCCAGCGGCCCAAGAGGATACAACTTTGAGCAACTAAAAAAAGAAAAAATAACCGTATGGGATGGAGTTCATAACAATCTTGCATTAAAACATATGAAAGAAATGAAATCTGGTGACCTTGTTTTATTTTATCATACTGGTGATGAGAGACAAGCTGTTGGAATAATGCAAATAACATCAAAACCTTATCCGAACCCAAAAGAGGATAATGAACGTTTTATTGTTGTAGATGTAAAATATAAAAAAACATTGAAACGTCCTGTAACATTAGATGAAATGAAAAAAGATAAAAAATTCAAAGATTGGGAACTAATTAGAATTTCTAGATTATCCGTAATGCCTGTTCCAAAGCCACTTTGGGATGCTATCTTAAATATTTCTCAAAAATAA
- the pheT gene encoding phenylalanine--tRNA ligase subunit beta, with amino-acid sequence MPVVELSYSSLQKLVGKVTKKQISDSLPFLGLDVESEDKDLVRIEYSPNRPDYSTDFGIALGLQGLLGIKTGAIKLNIKKSNKYRISVKPSVSKIRPFVTGIVAKNGKIDDKIIKQLMVMQEDLHFGIGRKRKKSSIGIHDLDKITFPLVYTTTNRNHKFVPLNSDTEMSISEILNTVYVGKEYGSILGSSSQVPLILDANQKTVSFPPIINANITTVTTKTKNLFVEVTGIHKEDAEDMLSVIATILQSAGFTLENVQISGSKNSSPKFEPKKISINPDLANQTLGLDLSTSKIISSLKKSRLNAVSKGKNILCTIPAYRFDIFGPMDLVEEIALGYGIQNLEPTFSPSQTIGRINPVSNKLKSLDQIMIGLGYLEALNSSLTSKRVLYDMTGRNPSKILSVLDSKSQEHTILRNSILPGLLENLSRNIHESYPQKLFETGSVFSLDDPISEKINFSGISAHKDANFTEIKSILQSALKIGFGTDLETKTSSDSLFEEGRCATVIVNNAPLGVIGEINSKVIENYKIQSKVVGFEISLSDFLFKSS; translated from the coding sequence ATGCCAGTAGTTGAATTATCTTATTCCAGTCTTCAAAAATTAGTTGGCAAAGTTACAAAAAAACAAATTTCTGATTCTTTACCCTTTCTTGGATTAGATGTTGAATCTGAAGACAAGGATTTAGTCCGAATTGAGTATAGTCCCAATAGACCTGACTACTCTACTGATTTTGGAATTGCACTAGGTTTGCAAGGATTACTTGGAATCAAAACAGGTGCAATTAAACTAAATATAAAAAAATCCAACAAGTATAGAATTTCTGTAAAACCCTCAGTGTCAAAAATTCGACCTTTTGTAACTGGTATTGTTGCAAAAAATGGAAAAATTGATGATAAAATTATCAAACAACTTATGGTGATGCAAGAAGATCTTCATTTTGGAATTGGGAGAAAAAGAAAGAAATCTTCAATTGGAATACATGATCTAGATAAAATCACTTTTCCTCTTGTTTACACAACCACCAATAGAAATCATAAATTCGTTCCATTAAATTCTGATACTGAGATGTCTATTTCTGAAATACTAAACACTGTTTATGTAGGAAAAGAATATGGGTCAATTCTTGGAAGTTCTTCACAAGTGCCTCTAATTTTGGATGCAAATCAAAAAACTGTTTCTTTTCCTCCTATTATTAATGCAAATATAACAACAGTTACTACTAAAACAAAGAATCTCTTTGTTGAAGTAACCGGAATCCATAAAGAAGATGCTGAAGATATGCTTTCAGTCATTGCAACCATTTTACAAAGTGCTGGATTCACTTTAGAGAATGTCCAAATATCTGGTTCGAAAAATTCATCTCCAAAATTTGAACCAAAGAAAATATCTATTAATCCTGATTTAGCCAATCAAACACTTGGCTTGGATCTTAGTACATCAAAAATTATCTCATCTCTGAAAAAATCAAGATTGAATGCTGTATCTAAGGGTAAAAACATTCTTTGCACAATTCCTGCATATAGATTTGATATATTTGGGCCAATGGATTTGGTAGAAGAAATTGCCCTGGGGTATGGAATTCAAAATCTAGAGCCAACATTCTCACCTTCACAAACTATTGGTCGAATAAACCCTGTCTCAAATAAATTGAAATCCCTTGATCAGATCATGATTGGTCTTGGTTATCTTGAGGCATTGAATTCGAGTTTAACAAGTAAACGAGTATTATATGATATGACTGGACGAAATCCTTCAAAAATTCTTTCAGTACTTGATTCAAAAAGTCAAGAGCACACAATTTTACGCAACTCTATTCTCCCTGGATTATTAGAAAATCTTTCTAGAAATATACATGAATCTTATCCTCAAAAATTATTTGAAACTGGTAGTGTGTTTTCATTAGATGATCCCATTTCTGAAAAAATTAATTTTTCTGGGATTAGTGCACATAAAGATGCAAATTTTACTGAAATCAAATCCATATTACAATCTGCATTAAAGATTGGATTCGGAACTGATCTTGAAACAAAGACTTCGTCTGATTCTTTATTTGAAGAAGGACGATGTGCAACAGTTATTGTAAATAATGCACCTCTAGGGGTTATTGGGGAAATTAATTCAAAAGTTATTGAAAATTACAAAATTCAATCTAAAGTAGTTGGATTTGAAATCTCTCTATCTGACTTCCTTTTCAAATCTTCTTAG
- a CDS encoding phenylalanine--tRNA ligase subunit alpha, which produces MSQVFHDIEKKIISSLKDNPKQTPELLEKSTKLSPDQIRRGIEWLKLKELAIVDESKTSIISLGKNGIESFQKGLPERRLLNLLKDGPRKLSELQKELGYIFGPAIGLARKNNWVQTSSEEISLQNLPSELPGEKTLKQIGANQIPLNEIDKNDLLGLLKRPDFIIEDVITTKEITLTDSAKLLEISNSSGAIDVEAKVPQVFVARTHPLKDTIDEIREIFVTLGFSEIIGNMTQSSFWNFDALFTPQDHPARELQDTFYLDGVSAKKIANSEQIKKVSESHKKNWRYHWDINEARKMVLRTHTTCVTIKHLAENKPDEARVFSLGRVFRNEKVSYKHLVEFNQIEGVVVGKDATLRNLMGIQREFYKRIGITKIKFWPTFFPYTEPSLQTMVYNERLGKWIELFGMGIFRPEVTKPLGISKSVLAWGGGIERIAMLKYELDDVREFYNNNLNWLRSATKCQ; this is translated from the coding sequence TTGTCACAAGTTTTTCATGATATTGAAAAAAAAATTATCAGTTCTCTAAAAGATAATCCAAAACAAACTCCTGAACTACTTGAAAAATCAACTAAACTTTCACCAGATCAAATTCGACGAGGAATTGAATGGTTAAAACTCAAAGAATTAGCAATTGTAGATGAATCAAAAACAAGTATAATTAGTTTAGGTAAAAATGGAATTGAATCTTTTCAAAAAGGATTGCCTGAAAGAAGGTTACTAAATTTACTAAAAGATGGACCTAGAAAATTATCTGAACTACAAAAAGAGCTGGGATATATTTTTGGACCTGCTATAGGATTAGCTAGAAAAAATAATTGGGTTCAAACTTCTTCTGAAGAAATCTCACTTCAAAATTTGCCATCAGAACTTCCTGGTGAAAAAACTCTCAAGCAAATAGGTGCTAACCAAATACCTCTAAATGAAATTGATAAAAATGATCTATTAGGACTTTTGAAAAGACCTGATTTTATTATTGAGGATGTTATTACAACTAAAGAAATAACTCTGACTGATTCGGCAAAATTATTAGAAATTTCAAATTCCTCGGGAGCAATAGATGTTGAAGCCAAAGTTCCCCAAGTGTTTGTCGCAAGAACTCATCCTTTAAAAGACACAATTGATGAAATACGTGAAATTTTTGTCACTTTAGGATTTTCAGAAATTATAGGGAATATGACTCAATCTAGTTTTTGGAATTTTGATGCATTATTTACCCCACAAGACCATCCTGCAAGAGAACTACAGGATACATTTTATCTTGATGGTGTGTCTGCTAAAAAAATTGCAAATTCTGAACAAATAAAAAAAGTGTCTGAATCTCACAAAAAGAATTGGCGTTATCATTGGGATATTAATGAGGCACGCAAAATGGTTTTGAGAACTCATACTACTTGTGTTACTATTAAACATCTTGCAGAAAATAAACCCGATGAGGCAAGGGTTTTCTCATTGGGACGTGTATTTAGAAATGAAAAAGTTAGTTACAAGCATCTAGTAGAATTTAATCAAATTGAGGGTGTTGTAGTTGGAAAAGATGCCACTCTAAGAAATTTAATGGGAATTCAACGAGAATTTTACAAACGAATAGGAATTACAAAAATCAAATTTTGGCCAACATTCTTTCCATATACAGAACCATCTCTACAAACTATGGTGTATAATGAAAGATTAGGAAAATGGATTGAATTGTTTGGAATGGGAATTTTCAGACCTGAAGTAACAAAACCCCTTGGTATATCAAAATCTGTTTTGGCTTGGGGTGGTGGTATTGAAAGAATTGCAATGCTAAAATATGAGTTAGATGATGTTAGGGAATTTTACAATAATAATTTGAATTGGTTAAGGAGTGCTACGAAATGCCAGTAG
- a CDS encoding tryptophan--tRNA ligase has translation MSADDFIVTPWHVEGDIDYDKLIKKFGTEKISSDLLGRIRSVAGEDHFMLRRGIFFSHREMNRILDDYQKGIKFFLYTGRGPSGHTHIGHLVPWVFSKWLQEKFDVNMYFQLTDDEKFFSKPNLTLEETHKFAYENALDFIALGFKPDKTKIIINTENIQTLYPIAAQVAKKINFSNTKATFGFTNETNIGMIFYTSLQSAPCFIEDKPVLIPLGVDQDPHFRLTRDIAPKIGKPKPALIHNIMIPALEGPGGKMSASADNGTIYTTDAPNVVKKKINKHAFSGGQPDVEQHRKIGGNPDIDVSYQYLRIFFEPDDNKLKSIYEDYKSGKLLSGELKAILIEKINGFLLVHQEKREKAKDKIHEFLLENK, from the coding sequence ATGTCAGCTGATGACTTTATTGTGACTCCTTGGCATGTTGAAGGAGATATTGACTATGATAAACTAATCAAGAAATTTGGGACTGAAAAAATTTCATCTGATTTACTAGGAAGAATCAGGAGTGTAGCGGGAGAGGATCATTTCATGCTCAGACGAGGTATTTTCTTCTCACATAGAGAAATGAACAGAATTTTGGATGACTATCAAAAGGGAATTAAATTTTTTCTATACACAGGAAGAGGACCTTCAGGTCATACTCATATTGGGCATCTAGTGCCATGGGTATTTTCAAAATGGCTTCAGGAAAAATTTGATGTTAACATGTATTTTCAGCTTACAGATGATGAGAAATTTTTTTCAAAACCCAATCTAACTTTAGAAGAGACGCATAAATTCGCTTATGAAAATGCTCTTGATTTTATTGCATTAGGTTTCAAACCAGATAAAACAAAAATCATCATCAATACTGAAAATATTCAAACACTTTATCCAATTGCAGCTCAAGTTGCAAAGAAAATTAATTTTTCTAATACAAAAGCAACATTTGGTTTTACAAATGAAACAAACATCGGAATGATTTTCTACACATCATTGCAATCAGCACCATGTTTCATTGAAGATAAACCAGTTTTGATTCCATTAGGAGTGGATCAAGATCCTCATTTTAGATTAACAAGAGATATTGCCCCAAAAATTGGAAAGCCAAAACCCGCATTAATTCACAACATAATGATTCCTGCATTAGAAGGTCCTGGAGGAAAAATGTCAGCTTCGGCAGATAATGGAACGATTTACACGACTGATGCACCAAATGTGGTAAAGAAAAAAATCAACAAACATGCATTTTCGGGAGGTCAACCAGATGTTGAACAGCATAGAAAGATTGGTGGAAATCCAGATATCGATGTTTCATATCAATACTTGAGAATATTTTTTGAACCAGATGATAATAAATTAAAATCAATTTATGAAGATTATAAATCTGGAAAATTACTCTCAGGAGAATTAAAGGCAATTTTAATTGAGAAAATTAATGGTTTTCTATTAGTTCATCAAGAGAAAAGGGAAAAAGCAAAAGACAAGATTCATGAATTTCTTTTGGAGAATAAATGA
- a CDS encoding CxxC-x17-CxxC domain-containing protein — protein sequence MELYKSKYSDKKNSRTSKRDNGPYRSFRNSSKDRYSRDDNQGESTTVTCADCGTQCQVPFVPRTDKPVYCNDCFRQNKPQDSGNSRYSRDDRSSRYSRDDRSSRYSRDDRSSRYSRDDRSSRYSRDDRSSRYSRDDRYSRDDNQGESTTVTCADCGTQCQVPFVPRTDKPVYCNDCFRQNKPQDSGNDRYSRSSKAQESFRTDSRSKKSKGDKFLKKQESFYSGGSEKFYATLKEKLFEILGGKTCSSCGFKDERALGISHIFDDTSDSLGRGGAASSWGKYISEPDLAKKELRVLCLNCNEIRQPVSKPKEYSSKPKPKKSRYFPR from the coding sequence ATGGAACTTTACAAATCAAAGTATTCAGATAAAAAAAATTCGCGAACTTCAAAAAGAGACAATGGGCCATATCGTTCTTTTAGAAACTCTAGTAAAGATAGATATTCCAGAGATGATAATCAAGGAGAATCTACCACTGTAACATGTGCGGATTGTGGAACTCAATGCCAAGTTCCATTTGTACCAAGAACTGACAAACCTGTTTACTGTAATGACTGTTTCAGACAAAACAAACCACAAGATTCAGGAAATTCAAGATATTCCAGAGATGATAGAAGTTCAAGATATTCCAGAGATGATAGAAGTTCAAGATATTCCAGAGATGATAGAAGTTCAAGATATTCCAGAGATGATAGAAGTTCAAGATATTCCAGAGATGATAGAAGTTCAAGATATTCCAGAGATGATAGATATTCCAGAGATGATAATCAAGGAGAATCTACCACTGTAACATGTGCGGATTGTGGAACTCAATGCCAAGTTCCATTTGTACCAAGAACTGACAAACCTGTTTACTGTAATGACTGTTTCAGACAAAACAAACCACAAGATTCAGGAAATGATAGATATTCAAGATCTTCTAAAGCTCAAGAATCATTTAGAACTGATTCCAGATCTAAAAAATCAAAAGGTGATAAATTTTTAAAAAAACAAGAGAGTTTCTATTCTGGTGGTTCAGAAAAATTCTATGCTACTCTAAAAGAAAAATTATTTGAAATTTTGGGTGGCAAAACCTGCTCTAGTTGTGGATTTAAAGATGAAAGAGCTTTAGGAATTAGCCACATATTTGATGATACTTCAGACAGTCTTGGACGTGGTGGTGCTGCGTCTTCATGGGGAAAATATATTTCTGAACCTGATCTTGCTAAGAAGGAACTTAGAGTTCTATGCTTAAACTGTAACGAAATAAGGCAACCTGTATCTAAACCAAAAGAATATTCTTCAAAACCTAAACCTAAAAAAAGTAGATATTTTCCTAGATGA
- a CDS encoding phosphopantetheine adenylyltransferase: MRANTSQLKAKHNQIFKYNMRVRKPMTYDTIGTVGIIKIQTPESEKTIPDQGMREPQPQTSAKATLRLDEAESHDALASGSSHICMSKFSLVAMGGTFDIIHKGHLTLLSNAFDISDKVIIGLTSDELAEKKGKLPLHKYEKRLENLTTILLKKYPSNSFQISKLNNDFGPAVLEKKVQALVVSDETSNQGNILNKLRAEKNLPPVQIITVPMFLAKDGKRISTTRIKNSEIDIEGNSLSIDK; the protein is encoded by the coding sequence ATGAGAGCGAACACATCACAACTCAAAGCAAAACACAATCAAATATTCAAATACAATATGCGTGTAAGAAAACCAATGACATATGATACCATAGGAACTGTGGGAATCATCAAAATACAAACGCCTGAGTCTGAAAAGACAATCCCCGACCAAGGGATGCGAGAGCCACAACCACAAACGTCTGCGAAAGCAACTTTGAGGCTCGATGAAGCAGAAAGCCACGATGCTTTGGCGAGTGGTAGTTCACACATATGCATGTCTAAATTTTCTCTTGTTGCAATGGGTGGAACTTTCGATATTATACATAAAGGACATTTAACGCTACTTTCAAACGCATTTGATATTTCAGATAAAGTGATTATTGGATTAACTAGTGATGAACTTGCTGAAAAAAAGGGAAAGCTCCCACTTCACAAATATGAAAAACGACTTGAAAATTTGACCACCATACTTTTAAAAAAATATCCGAGTAACTCTTTTCAAATTAGTAAACTGAATAATGATTTTGGACCTGCAGTTTTAGAAAAAAAAGTTCAAGCATTAGTTGTTAGTGATGAAACTAGCAATCAAGGAAATATTTTAAATAAATTAAGGGCAGAAAAGAATCTTCCACCTGTTCAAATTATTACGGTTCCTATGTTTTTGGCAAAAGACGGAAAAAGAATCTCTACTACTCGAATAAAAAACTCTGAAATTGACATTGAGGGAAACTCGCTTTCAATTGACAAGTAG